A region of the Candidatus Aminicenantes bacterium genome:
ATCTCCCATCTCCGGGAGATGAGCCCTTTTTTCTCCCGTTTCCGGAAAAAGCCAAGCCGTCGCCCGAAGAGCGAAAGCTCCCGTCGCGGCTCTTGGGCCTGATGCTGCGCGGGCTTCTGAAGATTGACGGCAACCGGACGGCTCGGCTATCATTGATGAGTAGTTGGCGCAGCGGCGGATATTTTTCGTTCGTCGGCCCAAGCTACGAGGGGGACTCCCATGAGAAGCCGACAATTCCTTTGGTCGCTGGGCGGGCTGGGGCTTTGGAGTCTCGCCTGTTTGTTCGGAAACGGCGTCGGGGCGGGCATCCGGACGACGGCACAAGAAGCCGTCTTGGCCGGTCGATTCGACGGCCCGGGATGGGCAATCCGGCTTGAAGCCGGCCGCTTCGGCGGAGCGGACGGGGCCTTGGAAATCGGCCCGGCCGGGCGTGCCCCGAAGGACAGCGGAGCATCCATCGGACAAGTGCGGCTAAGGGAGTCCCAAGGCGGGCGATCGACGCCGTTCCTAAGATACGACAGCCTCGCGCCCGCAATCGTGGAGAATGGGGGATCGGCCGTATTTCCGGCCCAACGGCTGGGCCGGTGGGAAGTCCGGCGTCTGGTTTTTTCTCCGGGGATCGGCGATATGGTGCGTTGGTTGACGACGGTCCGCAATCCGACGGCGGAGGCGCTGGAGGGGGAGATGGAGTTCATCGCCGACGGCTTGCTCCGGTCGGGGCTGGAACTGATCGGCGAGGCGGTCGAGAATCCGTCCGGACTAGGTCTTGGCAACGATGCCTTCGGGGTCGGATTTAGAGAGCCTGGATCCGGCCGGGCCTGGGTTCTTGTCCTGGCCGGGCGGGACGGCCAATCGCTTCCATTCGTAAGGAAGGAAGGGCCTGCTTCCGCGGCTGCGACAGGGGAGGCAGGGGCCGGGGAGTCCATCGAACGGGTGGTTTGGCGATACCCGATCCGATTAGCGCCGGGTGAGTCCGCCGTCTGGATGCAGGTCTGGGCCGGCGCTGACGACGACCAACCCGCGGAATTGAGGCGACGGGCGGCCGATCACCCCTCGAAGGCCTGGCTGGCCACGGCCGGAATGAGCGCCAGGGATAAAGGCGCTTTGGCGAACTTCGGTCGAGAGACGGTCCCCGCCGCGGACATCCCGACGATCATCATCCATACGCCCGTCAACAACACCGTTTATAAAACGCCCGTCGAGCTGCGGGTCACGATCCTGCATCCGGAGTGGGGCAGTACGGGGGAGCATGAAGCCCGTTTCTGGCGCTGGAGCGACCCAGGAGAAGCCGACGTCCCATGGTCCGTCACCTGGTCGGGCCCTTTGACGGATCATTATCTTTGGCTGTGGAATCCGGCGCCGCAACCCGATCCCTGGGGCGGAGGAGATCAGCTGGAGGGCTGGGCTTGGCGGGCTGACGTCTGGACAAACGGCGGGGCCTCGCGAATACCGCCTTGGGAGGACGTTATCCGGTTCGCTTTCGATCGAAATCCGCCCCGAGCGGCTGTGTTGGCTCCTGCGGAAGGGGCTCTCCTAAGCGTGCCCTCCGTGACGATTTCCTTCGAGGGCCGCGACAACTTCTATGTCCGAGATTTGAGCTTGGCCATCGATGGGCGGATCGTCTGGACAAGAACCTCCGTCCCACCGACGCTTGAGTCGCGTCGGGAACGGGACAATGGCGATTTCGAATGGGCGCTGGCCGGCGAAACGATCGGGCGGCACGTGCTGACGGTCAACGTCGCCGACGCGGCCGGTTGGACGGCGAAAGCGGAGCGGATCGTCGAGGTGACGGGGATAACGCTCGACGTTCATCCGCAAGCGCGGCTTCTCGTTCTGCCGACGGGCCTTCAGACGCTGGTCACGATCCGGACGGCGGTCTCGAATCCGCGGGGGCTGGGGGTGGGGGAATACCGCATTTCACGCCGGATCGGCTCCGAGGGGGAAATCACGACGATCGCCGTTCTGCGCGCGCCGAATGACGGGGCCGGCCTGATCTGGCTGGATCGGATGCGGGGTGAGCCCCAGGATCTCTGGTATCGCGTTGCGGCGTTCTCGGCTTCCGGAGAGAAGCTCGGCGAGTCGCCGTTCGTCGCGGCCCTTTATCGATAACAAATCCGCTCGATACCCCGGGCTTAAGCCGGCCCTCTTTCGCTTCGCGAATGAGGACGGCAACCCCGTCGTCGAACCGCCGGGGCGGAAGCCGAGCCCGGGGTATTGGCAGGGGTAATACTGAGCGGCGCTGATGACCTCGATTTGAAAATCGGGGGTTGGAGCCGCGACTTATCAACCGGCCAGGGGAGCCAAAACGGGCTGGTATTTTTCCAGCCGGCGCTGGCGGCTGGGAAGGATCGGTGATTTGCGGATGCGGTGAGATACACAGACGAGATTGACGTAAGCGCTGACCATGATTACGATAGATCGATAAAATGAAGTCGTAAAGAGCGACTCGGAGGATCTTATGGAAAAAGCTTTTGGAAATCGGAGCATCAGGATTCTGGAAAACGGCCCCATCCTCGTCAAGGGATCTCTGCCGCTGGCCGAGGAGACGATGATCCTGGGAGCGGACGGCGAGCCCGCGGGCTGGGCCAGGGGCGAGGATATCAAGACCTCGGAAACGTTTTCTTTGTGCCGCTGCGGGAAGACCGGCCATGCGCCTTTTTGCGATGGGACGCATATCAAAGAGGAGTTCAATGGAACCGAGACGGCGCCCTTAGCCATCAAGCCCGAGGTCGCCGAAGTCACCAAAGGGCCCGCCCTGAGCCTGGCCGACGTGCCTTGCTTGTGCGCCATCGCCAGATTCTGCCACCGGCAGGGCGACGCCTGGACGCTGACCGAGGAATCGGGCGATCCGGAAAAGAAGCGAGTCGCCGTCGAGTCGGCCGCGAACTGCCCATCGGGACGAATCACGGCCATCAACAACGAAACCGGCCGAACTCTGGAGCCGGATCTGGCGCCGTCCATCGGGCTGATCCGGGATACTTACCATCATGGGCTGGGTCCGATATGGGTCAAGGGGGGCGTGCCAATTGAAAGCGCGAGCGGGGAAGGATACGAAGCGCGCAATCGGGTGACCCTATGCCGATGCGGGCTATCCGAGAACAAGCCGCTCTGCGATGGCACGCACCTTAAATGCCGGTTCGGCAAGGAACCCGATAAGCCCTAGGCCTTGGCGATGCCGGGCGGAATCTCGATCGTTTTTATCATCAGGTAGAGAAATAGGGGCGAAACTCCGTCGACAGGTGGGGCCTCGATATCCACAGATGCACAAGATATCGTCAGTAACGATATCCACAGACGTTTGAAATCCTTAAAATGTTTATTATTAATAAGTTGATTGTAATTCTTATAGTGAGTCGCATAAGATATATTATGTCAACTAGTAAATAAGGGCGCCAAATCAAATTCGGCTAAAACTGAGATTTGAACGATTTCGTATCGAAATCGAAGGACGATAACTCTCGCGACGTCCTGTCGTCGTGATTCTTAGGTAGAAAGATTTGATTACCGAGCGGATTTAAGCTTTTGCAACAAGTCTTCCAGGGCCCTGATGATCTCGGCGCGGCTGACCGTTTCTTTTTTGAATTCGATCTTAATCTGGTAAGAGCGATCTTCCTTGGGTTTGTAATTGAAGACATAATGCTTGGGCTTAGCGGCGCCATCCTTGCCCTTCATTTCCTTCGTCAGATCCCTGGTATCTTCGCGCTTCAAGCCCCTGTCTTGGACTTCCTTGAGCAGGGCTTTCATCTCGTCCGCGTCCTTCAGTTTGGACAGCTCGATCAGGAGGCTGCGGTTCTTTTCGCTGCCTGACTCGGCACAGGCGGCCCTGATGTCCGCCGGAATCTTGCTGATATTGATGATCTCGGTGATAGTGGAGCGGGCCTTTCCGATCTTTTCCGAGATCTGGGCGTGGCTGTAGTCGTAGATCTCCATCAAGGCCTTTAGTCCATCGGCTTCCTCGAAGAGATCCAGATCTTTGCGCTGCAGGTTTTCGATCAGCGAGATCTCCATCGCTTCGCTGTCCGAGACGATCATCTCGATGGCCGGTATCTCTGTCATCCCGACGTTCTTGGAGGCAACGTATCGGCGCTCGCCGGCAATGATCTCGTAGACATCCCCTTTCGGACGGACGATGATCGGCTCCAGGACTCCCTTGGCCTTGATCGAGACCATCAGCTCTTGAATGTTGCCCAGCGAGGATCTGGCCTGGTGCGGGTTAGGCGCTATTTTGGCCAGGGGAAGCATGCGGATCAGGGGCGCCGCATTCTTTTTTGAGATAAAGTCTACGAAATGGGTGTCGTGCCGCATCCCGATCGCGGTGGGCAGGCCCGAGCGCTTAGGATTTTGTCCGCTCAATGATCTCCTCCGCGACTTGACGGTATTGCAGGGCGCCGACCGACGAGGCGGCATAAGTGAATATCGATTCCTTATAAGCCGGGCATTCCTCGATTTTGACGCTTTTCGAAATATGCGACTTGAAGACCTTCTCTCCAAAGACGGCCTGGATTCTCTCGACGACATCGCGAGCCAGATTGGTCCTTGTGTCATGCAAAGTGATCAGGACACCCAGGATTTCGAGCTGAGGATTCGCGATCCGGCGGACTTTTTCGATCGTTTCCAAAAGATCGTCGGTCCCCTCCAGGCAGAGGTATGAGCTCTGGATCGGAATCAGAAGATGCGATGCGGCAACCAGGGCATTGAGGGTGATCAGCCCCAGAGTCGGCGGCGTATCGATCAGCATGTAGTCATATTGAGGACGGATGGGGGCCAGAGCATCGCGCAGTCGGTAATGCCCGTCGATCTCTCCGATCAACGCCGTCTCGAGCTTCGCCATAGAGATGCGCGAGATGGCGACGTCCAAGCCCGGCACCGTCGACTTGGCGATGACATTTTCGATCGATACTTTGTTCTGGCTGAGGACATCATACAGCGATTGAGCCAAAGCTTCCGGTTCGCGAACGCAAGAGATCGTGCTGTGGCCTTGCGGGTCCGTGTCCACTAGCAGGACCCTCTTCCCGGCTAGGGCCAGCGCAGCGGCGCAGTTTACGGCTGTTGTTGTCTTCCCGACGCCGCCCTTCTGATTGGTGACGGTGATGATCACTTGATGAAGCCTCCCGATCGAACGCTCCATAACTTAACGCGATTCGATGAAGAATGCAAGCGTTCATTGAGAATAATGTCGGCCGGCCGACATAGCTATATGTTGTTGATAATAAAAATAATATGATGATGTCGGCCAGCCGACGGCCTGGTTGTGCGGGAATCGAAACGGCTTTCGTTACAGAGGCAGGAATCTATCGACGGTGCGATCCTATTCGGCGTGCGTTGTCAGTCGGCGACGACCTGCTTAGATCGCGCAGGTTCAGTTGGATTCTCAACGGCTTCCATGTCGATCATTTTCGTCATGAGCCGAGCCGGCGTTTTCCGCGGCAACAATATAATCTATGCTCATCGATTTGCGGACTGGGTTTAAGCGGCGGTTCGCGGATCACTGGATTGCGGAATGACTCGCCTGGACAAAGCCCGATCGGCAACCCAAGATGGGGGCGACATCCTCCGCCGCCGGTCGTGAAGTTCAGGCTGCGGCGATGAAAGCCAAGTCCGGTATCGTTCGCGACTCCCCCATCCCTCCCTCGTCCCGAGACGTGACGGGGGCATTCCAGATAAAGCGCTTGCCGCGGAATCGTTTGCGCATTGCTTTGTCGTCCAGAATTTCGTAAGATGGCGGACGAGGGAAAATGGCTCATTTATCACACGATAAAAACAATGTAATTATAATATAATCAATAATATATAAGACAATGGCCATCTCAGCGCTGCGCCGCAAGCTTGGATTTGGAGATGCCGTCTTCCTGCTCATCGGCTCTGTGTTCGGCTCCGGCATCTTCATGACCTCGGGATTGATGGCGGCCGATTGCCCTTCCTCATTCCATCTCCTCTTGGCCTGGCTGCTCGGCGGAGTGATCACGCTGATGGGCGCCCTGACATTCGCCGAGCTCGGGACGATCTTCCCGGGCGCCGGAGGGCCGTATGTCTATCTGCGCGAAGCCTACGGCAAGCTTCCCGCCTTTCTTTACGGCTGGAGCTTTTTTTGGATTGTCGGATGCGGCGGCGTCGCGGCCCTGGCCGCCGCATTGATCGAATCCCTTAGCCCCTTCGCCCCTGCTCTTTCCGGGACCCGAGTGCTCGTTCAACTTGGCCCGGCCGGCCTGTCGCTGGCCTTGACGCTCCCCCGCCTTCTGGCCGCCGGCGCCGTCATCATCGTCTCCGGGTTGAACCTCGTCGGGCTGAGGGCCGGGATGCGCTTCCAAAGCTCCCTGGTTGTCCTGCGAATGGCCGGCCTGGCGGTCTTCATTGCGGCCGGATTAGCCGTCGCCCTTGCGCCAAGCTCGGGCTTTTCGATCGGGAGCGCCTTTCGCTCGGCTCCCATCGGATGGGCGGGGTTCGGGGCGGCGCTCCTCGCCGTCCTCTGGACGTACGACGGCTGGTATTCCGTCACTTGCACGGCCGAGGAGATCAAGCGTCCCGGCCGCACCCTGCCGGCCGCCCTCGGATTGGGCACCCTGATTATCACGGCTCTCTATATCCTCAGCAACATCGTCTACAACCTGGCCGTTCCGGTTGCGGAGATGCGGGGTGTCGTCCGGATCGGCGAGACCGCCGCCCGGCGGCTATTCGGCCCCGCCGCCGCGACCGGATTCGCCGTCTTGGTGGCGGTCTCCGTCCTAGGCTGTCTAAGCGCCAATATCCTCTTCTGCGCCCGCGTCCCGTTCGCCATGGCTCGCGACGGCCTGTTCTGGCGCGCTCTGGGACGGGTTCATCCCCGAACGGCGCTTCCCGCCCGGGCCCTGGTCGTCCAGATGGCCGTGGCTGCCCTGCTTTGCCTGACCGGCGGATTCCAAAGGCTCTATGAGTTCGTCGTTTTTGCCTTGACCATCTTCTTCGCCGCCACCGCCTTGGCCGTCCCGTGGCTGCGGAAGCGCCGGCCCGAGCTTGCCCGCCCCTATCGGACTTGGGGATCCCCTCTCGTTCCCGGTCTCTTCGCCCTTGTCAACCTGGC
Encoded here:
- a CDS encoding CDGSH iron-sulfur domain-containing protein translates to MEKAFGNRSIRILENGPILVKGSLPLAEETMILGADGEPAGWARGEDIKTSETFSLCRCGKTGHAPFCDGTHIKEEFNGTETAPLAIKPEVAEVTKGPALSLADVPCLCAIARFCHRQGDAWTLTEESGDPEKKRVAVESAANCPSGRITAINNETGRTLEPDLAPSIGLIRDTYHHGLGPIWVKGGVPIESASGEGYEARNRVTLCRCGLSENKPLCDGTHLKCRFGKEPDKP
- a CDS encoding ParB/RepB/Spo0J family partition protein, with the translated sequence MSGQNPKRSGLPTAIGMRHDTHFVDFISKKNAAPLIRMLPLAKIAPNPHQARSSLGNIQELMVSIKAKGVLEPIIVRPKGDVYEIIAGERRYVASKNVGMTEIPAIEMIVSDSEAMEISLIENLQRKDLDLFEEADGLKALMEIYDYSHAQISEKIGKARSTITEIINISKIPADIRAACAESGSEKNRSLLIELSKLKDADEMKALLKEVQDRGLKREDTRDLTKEMKGKDGAAKPKHYVFNYKPKEDRSYQIKIEFKKETVSRAEIIRALEDLLQKLKSAR
- a CDS encoding ParA family protein — encoded protein: MIITVTNQKGGVGKTTTAVNCAAALALAGKRVLLVDTDPQGHSTISCVREPEALAQSLYDVLSQNKVSIENVIAKSTVPGLDVAISRISMAKLETALIGEIDGHYRLRDALAPIRPQYDYMLIDTPPTLGLITLNALVAASHLLIPIQSSYLCLEGTDDLLETIEKVRRIANPQLEILGVLITLHDTRTNLARDVVERIQAVFGEKVFKSHISKSVKIEECPAYKESIFTYAASSVGALQYRQVAEEIIERTKS
- a CDS encoding amino acid permease, with product MAISALRRKLGFGDAVFLLIGSVFGSGIFMTSGLMAADCPSSFHLLLAWLLGGVITLMGALTFAELGTIFPGAGGPYVYLREAYGKLPAFLYGWSFFWIVGCGGVAALAAALIESLSPFAPALSGTRVLVQLGPAGLSLALTLPRLLAAGAVIIVSGLNLVGLRAGMRFQSSLVVLRMAGLAVFIAAGLAVALAPSSGFSIGSAFRSAPIGWAGFGAALLAVLWTYDGWYSVTCTAEEIKRPGRTLPAALGLGTLIITALYILSNIVYNLAVPVAEMRGVVRIGETAARRLFGPAAATGFAVLVAVSVLGCLSANILFCARVPFAMARDGLFWRALGRVHPRTALPARALVVQMAVAALLCLTGGFQRLYEFVVFALTIFFAATALAVPWLRKRRPELARPYRTWGSPLVPGLFALVNLAIFFLSASTRPGLAAASAGVSLLGLPAYFIWLRRLSRRPPAVPDAPPGGFA